Genomic DNA from Paracoccus sp. MBLB3053:
GGCCTACGAAGGCAAAACGCGTCCCGCGAGCGGATTTCTTTTCCTGCCGAAAGGCCACGGTCCCGGCAAGCTGCGCGACCAGCGCCCCATCGGCCGCGGCCTGTGTCACCTCGGCCAGCGTCTGCACGTTCTTGCGTCTTAGCGCGGGCAGGTAGTCATCAAGCGGATGGCCCGAAAGGTAGAACCCCACCGCGGCATGTTCCTCGCCCAGCTTCTCGGCCGGCATCCAGATCGGCGCGACCACCGGCCGCGGCGGGGGAAGATCCTCGCCCCCGCCGAACAGTGAGCTTTGCGACGAGGCAGCGGCCGTCTGTACAGCAGTGGACCATGCGACAAGCCCATCCAGGGATTTCAGGACTTTGGACCTGCTTTCCTCGAGAATGTCGAAGGCGCCCGCCCGTGCGAGCATTTCCAGCGGGCGTTTTCCCACCCGGCGCATGTCCACGCGGCGCGCGAAATCGTGCAGGTCGCGGAAAGGCTTGTCGCCACGCGCCTCGACGATCATCCGCATCGCCTCGATGCCCACGCCCTTCAGTGCGCCCAGCGCATAGACGATCTTGCCGTCCTTGACCGTGAAGGTCGCATCCGACCGGTTCACGCAGGGCGGCACCGTCTCGATTCCCATCCGATCGGCTTCGCGCTTGTAGACGGCCAGCTTGTCGGTCAGGTGGATATCGCAGTTCATCACCGCGGCCATGAATTCGACAGGGTGGTTCGCCTTCAGCCATGCGGTCTGGTAGCTGACAACGGCATAGGCGGCAGCGTGTGACTTGTTGAAGCCGTAATTCGCAAATTTCTCGAGAAGGTCAAAGACCTCTCCGGCCTTTTTCGAATCCACGCCATTTGCGACCGCGCCGTTGACGAATTTGGGCCGTTCCTTGGCCATTTCCTCGGCGATCTTCTTGCCCATGGCGCGGCGCAGAAGGTCGGCCCCGCCCAGGCTGTAGCCCGCCATGACCTGCGCAATCTGCATCACCTGTTCCTGGTAGACGATGATGCCCTGCGTCTCGGCCAGAATCGGGTCGATGCTGGGATGCAGCGATTCGAGTTCTCGCAGGCCGTTCTTGACCTCACAATAGGTCGGGATGTTCTCCATCGGGCCGGGGCGGTAAAGCGCCACCAGCGCCACGATATCCTCGATGCACGTCGGCTTCATGCGCCGCAGCGCATCCATCATCCCCGAGCTTTCGACCTGGAAGACGGCGACCGTGCGGGCGCTCGCGAACAGATCGTAGCTTGGCTTGTCGTCCAGCGGGATGGCGTTGATCTGGTTCTCTGCCCCCTCTGCAGGCTGGTACAATTCCCGCCCGTCCGCCGCGACATGCAAGGGCCGCCCGCCCCCATTGATCAGGTCGACGGCGTTCTGGATGACCGTCAGGGTTTTCAGGCCAAGAAAGTCGAACTTGACCAGCCCGGCCTGCTCGACCCACTTCATGTTGAACTGGGTCGCGGGCATTTCCGAGGCCGGATCGCGGTATAGCGGCACCAGCTTGTCAAGCGGGCGATCCCCGATCACCACGCCCGCGGCATGGGTCGACGCGTTCCGAAGCAAGCCTTCCAGCTTCGCCGCATAATCCAGGAGGCGGCCCACCACCTCTTCCTTGGCGGCTTCGCGCAGGCGCGGTTCATCGGCCAGAGCCTTGGTCACGCTTACTGGCTTCACGCCCTCGACCGGAATCATCTTGGAAAGGCGGTCGACCTGACCGAAGGGCAGTTGCAGCACGCGCCCCACGTCGCGCACCGCCGCCTTGGACAGAAGCGCGCCGAAGGTGATGATCTGGCCGACCTTGTCGCGGCCATATTTCTCTTGCACATACTGGATCACCTCTTCGCGGCGATCCATGCAGAAATCGATATCGAAGTCGGGCATCGAGACCCGCTCCGGGTTCAGGAAGCGTTCGAAAAGCAGCGAATAGCGCAGCGGATCAAGATCGGTGATCGTCAGGGCATAAGCCACCAGCGAACCTGCACCCGACCCCCGGCCCGGCCCGACCGGGATGCCCTGATCCTTGGCCCATTTGATGAAGTCGGCAACGATAAGGAAATACCCCGGGAAGCCCATCTGCTCGATGATGCCAAGCTCGAACCGCAGGCGTTCTTCGTATTCCTCGACCGTGACGGCATGAGGGATGACCGACAGGCGCGAGCGCAGGCCGTCCCAGGCCTGACGCCGAAGTGCCTCGACCTCGTCATCGGCAAAGCGCGGCAGGATCGGCTTGTGCTTCTTGACGGCGAAGGCGCAGCGCTTGGCAATCTCGACGGTATTCTCGATGGCCTCGGGGAGATCGGCGAACAAGGCCACCATCTCGGCCGGAGACTTGAAGTAATGGTCGGGCGTCAGGCGCCGCCGCGGCGCGGTCTGGTCGACATAACTGCGCTCGGAAATGCAGATCAGCGCGTCATGGGCGTCGTAAAGATCGGACTTGGGGAAATAGACATCATTCGTCGCAACCAGCGGCAGATCCAGCTCATAGGCAAGGTCGATCATGCCGCCTTCGGATGCCACTTCCTCGGCGACAGGCGTACCTCCTCCATCCTTGTGGCGCTGCAGCTCGACATAAAGCCGGTTGGGAAAAGCCGATGCGAGTTGCTCGAGCAACGCCTTCGCCTCGGGCATCCGTCCCTGCCCCACAAGCTGTCCCAGCGGCCCCAGCGCCCCGCCGGCGAGACAGATCAGACCTTCCGAGCGCGCGCCAAGCTCTTCCAGCGTCACATGCGGCAGCGCATTGCCGTCGCGCAGATAGAGACAGCTCGAAAGCTCCATCAGGTTAAGCCAGCCGACCTCGTTCTGGGCCAGAAGAACGACTGCACCAGTGGCTGCCGCTTCCAGGGTCACCTGGCAGCCGATGATGGGCTGAACCCCGGCATCCTGCGCCTTGACCGAAAATTCCAGCGCGGCGAACAACGCGTTGGAATCCGTCAGCGCGACTGCCGGCATGCCGTTTTGTGCTGCAAGATCAGCAAGTTTCTTGACGGGCACGGCTCCTTCCAGCAACGAATGTTCGGAATGCGTGCGCAGATGGATGAATCGGGGCGAGATTTCGGGCATGCCGCCAATCTAGGCTCGACCTGTCCAACTGTGCAATTGCTCCTCGGCGGAAAACCGCTAAAGGTGATCGAAATATAGGGCAAAGAGGCACTGGACAGTGACAGAGGTTTTCCGGGCCGAGGGTCTGGGCAAGACATATCCGGGCGTCCGTGCGAATGACGATATCAGCTTCGCGGTCGGCGCTGGCGAAATCCATGCATTGCTCGGGGAAAACGGGGCTGGCAAATCGACGCTGGTCAAGATGATCTATGGCCTTGTCCGCCCGGATGACGGCCGAATGTCGCTGCTGGGCGCGCCGCACGCGCCATCGGATCCGCGCGGGGCCCGCGCAGCGGGTGTCGCGATGGTGTTTCAGCATTTCTCGTTGTTCGACGCGCTGACCGTCGCCGAGAACATCGCACTTGGCATGGAGAACCCGCCCGCGCGGGCCGAATTGTCCCGCCGCATTTCGGAACTGTCGCAAAGCTACGGGCTGCCGCTGAATCCCACGCGTCGGGTCGCAACCCTCTCCGCCGGTGAGCGGCAACGCGTGGAGATCCTGCGCTGTCTGCTGCAGAACCCGCGTCTTCTCATCATGGATGAGCCGACGAGCGTGCTGACCCCGCAAGAGGCCGAGATCCTTTTCGCGACCTTGCGACAACTGGCCGGGGCCGGAACGGCCGTTCTCTATATCAGCCACAAGCTGGAAGAAATCCGCAGCCATTGCGATCAGGCCACCATCCTGCGCCATGGCAAGGTCGTCCGCACGGTTGCCCCCCGCGCCCATAGCGCGCGGGAACTGGCCGCGATGATGGTGGGCGCAGAGATGCGCATCGTCGATCGTTCGGGGCGGCGGCCCGGTGACAAGGTCCTTGAGGTCAAGGCACTTTCGACAGGCTCCACGGCCGAGGGTGTGTCGCTCAAGCAGATCGGCCTGAGACTGCATAAAGGTGAAATCCTTGGTATTGGCGGCGTCGCCGGCAATGGCCAGGAAGAGCTGCTGGCAGCCTTGTCGGGTGAAATCGGCTCGCCGCGGGGAACCGTCCTCCTCGGGCAAGCCGATCTTTCCGAGGCCGGTCCCGAAACGCGGCGACGGGCCGGGCTTCTTGCCGCCCCCGAAGACCGGCTTGGCCATGCCGCCGTTCCCGAATTCAGCCTGACCGAGAACACGCTGCTGACGGCCGGGGCAAGGCAAGGGATCGTCAAGCGGGGCCTGATCGACAACGGCGCGGCGCGTCGCTTCGCCGAAGAGATCATCGCGAAATTCGACGTGCGCACCCCCGGCCCCGGCACGGCGGCCGGCGCGCTTTCGGGCGGCAACCTGCAAAAATTCGTCATCGGCCGCGAGGTGCTGGGCCGCCCCGAGGTCCTGGTGGTGAACCAGCCGACATGGGGCGTCGATGCAGGTGCCGCCGCCGCGATCCGCCAGGCGCTTCTTGATCTGGCTGCCCAGGGCGCCGGGGTGATTGTCATCAGTCAGGATCTCGACGAGCTTCTTGAACTCTCCGACAGGTTCTGCGCCCTGAACGAGGGCCGCCTTTCCGCCCCTCGCCCGACCGAAGGTCTGACCATCGACGAGATCGGGCTGATGCTTGGCGGCGCACATGGAATGGAGGTCGGCCATGTTCCGGCTTGAGCCGCGCGCCAGCGCGTCGCTGGGATGGCAGATCGCCACCCCGATCATGGCCGTGGTCGCGACCGTGATCGTCGGCGGGCTGCTGTTCTGGGCGCTGGGCTTCGATCCCGTCGCGGCCATTCGCACGATTTTCTGGGACCCGCTTTTCGGCCCCGCCTCGGGATATTCGCGTCCGCAGCTTCTGGTCAAGGCGGGGCCGCTGATCCTGATCGCTTCGGGACTGGCCTTGGGCTTTCGCGCCGGAATCTGGAATATCGGCGCCGAGGGGCAATACATCATCGGCGGGATCTGCGGTGCGGCCGTGGCGCTTGCCGCCTATCCGCTGCAGGCCTTCTGGATCTTTCCCGCGATGATCCTTGCCGGTGCCCTGGGCGGCTGGGCCTGGGGCATGGTTCCCGCAATGCTGCGCAACTGGTTCGGCGCGTCCGAGATCCTCGTGTCGCTGATGCTCGTCTATGTCGCGCAGAAGATCGCGGCCTGGATGGCCTTCGGCCCGATGAAGAACCCCGAGGGATTCAACTTCCCCGGCTCGCGCAATCTGCAGCAATATCCTTCCGCCTCGAACCCCGAACTCATTCCCAATACCGGGCTTCATTGGGGTGTCATCGCTGCCGGTATCGCTCTGCTGGTGGTCTGGTTCGTGATGTCGCGCCATGTTCTGGGCTTCCACATCCGCACTGCCGGCGCCGCCCCGCGCGCGGCAAGGTTTGCGGGCGTCCGCCCCGATCGCCTGGTAGCGCTTTGCCTGGGCGCCTCGGGCGCGCTGGCGGGTCTGGCGGGGTTGTTCGAGGTCGCCGGTCCTGCCGGTCAGATCACCGAAAGCTTCGGCTCGGGCTACGGCTTCACCGCCATCATCGTGGCGTTCCTTGGCCGCCTGCATCCCCTGGGCATCCTGCTGGCCGGCCTGCTGCTGGCGCTGACCTATATCGGCGGCGAGCTTGCGCAGATGATGCTGCAACTGCCCGCCGCATCCGTCCAGGTCTTTCAAGGGATGCTTCTGTTCTTCCTCCTGGGCTTTGACCTGCTGACCCGATACCGCATCCGGAGGCGCGCGTGATGATCGATCCGATCGCCGTTTTCATGCTGCTGCTTGGTGCAGCCACCCCCATTTTGTTTGCAGCGCTCGGCGAGCTCGTGGTCGAGCGGGCGGGCGTGCTGAACCTTGGTGTCGAAGGCATGATGATCGGAGGCGCGCTTGCGGGATTTGCCGTGGCCCATGCCACCGGAAGCCCGGCACTGGGCTTCGTCGGAGCGGCCGTCGCGGGCACCGCGCTTGCGATGGTATTTGCCCTGCTTACGCAGTTCCTGCTGTCTAACCAGGTCGCGAGTGGCCTTGCCCTGACACTGTTCGGGCTTGGCCTTACCGCGATGTTCGGCAAGCCCTATGAAGGCGTCAAGGCACCCGCCATGATGGCAGGTCCGCTGGGGCTGAACCTGATGATCTGGCTGGGCCTGACAATGGTGCCCGTGACATGGTGGGTCCTGATGCGCACGCGCGCCGGGTTGATCCTGCGCGCCGTGGGGGAAAACCATGACGCGGCCCATGGGCTGGGCTACCCGGTGCGCAAGGTCAGGTTGGCGGCGCTGGCCTTTGGCGGGGCGATGGCCGGAATGGGCGGGGCCTACATCTCGATTGCCACGGTTCTGCAATGGACCGAGGGCATGACGGCCGGCGCAGGCTGGATCGCACTGGCGATCGTCGTCTTCGCGCAATGGAACCCATGGGGCGCGCTGGCCGGGGCATGGCTTTTTGGCGGCGTGACGGTGCTGCAGTTGCGATTGCAGGCCGCGGGCGTCGCCGTGCCGGTCCAACTGCTCAGCATGGCACCCTATCTTGCGACGATCATCGTCCTTGTGCTCATCTCGGCCCGCCAGAAATTCGGCCACCGGTCGGGGGGCGCTGCCCCCGCCTCGCTCGGCAAGCCTTTCCACGCGCTGCGCTAAGCAGCACCCCACCCAACAGGAGTCCCTATATGAAACGCAGAACCCTTCTTGGCAGCGCGGCGGCGCTCATGGCCGTTTCGGCAATCCCCGCGATGGCCCAGGATGACAAGCTCAAGGTCGGCTTCATCTATGTCGGCCCGGTCGGCGATGGTGGCTGGACCTATCAGCACGATCTGGCGCGCCAGGCGATCGAGAAGGAGTATGGCGACAAGATCGAGACGACCTTCATCGAAAGCGTCCCGGAAGGTGCGGATGCCGAGCGCGCCCTGACCCAGCTTGCCCTGGCAGGCAACAAGCTGATCTTCGCGACCAGCTTCGGCTTCATGGACGCGACGATCAACGTCGCCTCGAAGTTTCCTGACATCAAGTTCGAACATGCCACCGGCTACAAGCGGGCCGACAACGTCGCGACCTACGATGCCCGCTTCTACGAGGGACGCGCCGTCATCGGCACCATCGCGGGGCGCATGACCAAGTCGAACAAGATCGGCTATATCGGCTCGTTCCCGATCCCCGAAGTCATCCAGGGCATCAACTCGGCCTTCATCCACGCCCGCAAGGTGAACCCGGAAGTCGAAATGAAGGTGGTCTGGGTCTATAGCTGGTTCGATCCGGCGAAAGAGGCCGATGCGGCCGCCGCCCTGCTGGCCGAGGGTGTCGACGTATTCATGCAGCACACCGATTCCACCGCACCGCTCGCGAAGGCCCAGGAAGCCGGTGCGCTGGCCTTTGGCCAGGCTTCCGATATGGCGAGCTTCGCGCTGACCCCGCGCATCGCCTCGATCGTCGACAACTGGGCACCTTATTACATCAAGCGGGTCGGCCAGGTTCTGGACGGCAGCTGGAAATCGGAAGCCACCTGGGCAGGGATCGGCGACGGCGAGGTGGTGATCGGAGAGATCACCGAAGCCGTGCCCGCCGATGTCAAGGCAGAGGCAGAGGAACTCAAGGCCAAGATCGCCTCGGGCGAATACCACCCCTTCACCGGCCCGCTGAAGAAACAGGATGGCAGCGACTGGCTGGCCGATGGGCAAACCGCGACCGACGAAGAACTTTCCGGTCTGAATTTCTATGTCGAGGGCATCACCGCCCCGATGCCGCAATAATCAGGCGGTTCCGCACAAAAGGAAACCGGGGCCTTGCCCCGGTTTTCTCATCTCATCGGCCCCTGATCACTCCAGATGGCTTTCCAGGAACCACAGGTCCTTGTCGGCCGTCCGGGATGCCGCCGTGAACAGGTCGGCGGTATCCGCATCGCCAGCTTCGTCAGTCGTATCGATCGCTTCGCGAACCTTGGCGCCATAGTCGCGCATCCGCTCGCAAATCGCCTTGATATGATCCTCGGCCTTGGTCAGGTTGGTCGGGTATTCCTTGAGCGTGCTCGACTTGGCGACCTTCTCGACGGTTCCGATTGCGACCCCGTCCAGGATCTGCACGCGTTCGGCCATCTCGTCGACATGGGTCTGCAAATTCACGAAAACTGTGTCGAACAGTTCGTGGACAGCGATGAAGTTGCGGCCCTTGACGTTCCAGTGCGCCTGCTTGATCGCGGCCGACAGGGCCACGGCATCAGCAAGGCGGGCGTTCAGTTCGGCGATCGCGGTCTTGCGCGCATTGTCGGCAAGACCCTGAACATTGACTGGCATTCCGGTCTCCTTCGTTGGATTTCACCCTACGAACGAGCAGGAGCGGAACGAGGTTCCCGACCCTTCGTCATACCTGCCATGAAAAAGGCGGTGCTTCCGCCAGGGAAAGCACCGCCCGTATCGCCAAAGGCAAGGGTCCTATCAGACCGCGCCCTGGATGAATTTGACCGCGTCGCCGAAGGTCTGGATGGTTTCGGCAGCGTCATCCGGGATCTCGATCCCGAACTCTTCCTCGAACGCCATGACC
This window encodes:
- a CDS encoding ABC transporter ATP-binding protein yields the protein MTEVFRAEGLGKTYPGVRANDDISFAVGAGEIHALLGENGAGKSTLVKMIYGLVRPDDGRMSLLGAPHAPSDPRGARAAGVAMVFQHFSLFDALTVAENIALGMENPPARAELSRRISELSQSYGLPLNPTRRVATLSAGERQRVEILRCLLQNPRLLIMDEPTSVLTPQEAEILFATLRQLAGAGTAVLYISHKLEEIRSHCDQATILRHGKVVRTVAPRAHSARELAAMMVGAEMRIVDRSGRRPGDKVLEVKALSTGSTAEGVSLKQIGLRLHKGEILGIGGVAGNGQEELLAALSGEIGSPRGTVLLGQADLSEAGPETRRRAGLLAAPEDRLGHAAVPEFSLTENTLLTAGARQGIVKRGLIDNGAARRFAEEIIAKFDVRTPGPGTAAGALSGGNLQKFVIGREVLGRPEVLVVNQPTWGVDAGAAAAIRQALLDLAAQGAGVIVISQDLDELLELSDRFCALNEGRLSAPRPTEGLTIDEIGLMLGGAHGMEVGHVPA
- a CDS encoding ABC transporter permease; protein product: MFRLEPRASASLGWQIATPIMAVVATVIVGGLLFWALGFDPVAAIRTIFWDPLFGPASGYSRPQLLVKAGPLILIASGLALGFRAGIWNIGAEGQYIIGGICGAAVALAAYPLQAFWIFPAMILAGALGGWAWGMVPAMLRNWFGASEILVSLMLVYVAQKIAAWMAFGPMKNPEGFNFPGSRNLQQYPSASNPELIPNTGLHWGVIAAGIALLVVWFVMSRHVLGFHIRTAGAAPRAARFAGVRPDRLVALCLGASGALAGLAGLFEVAGPAGQITESFGSGYGFTAIIVAFLGRLHPLGILLAGLLLALTYIGGELAQMMLQLPAASVQVFQGMLLFFLLGFDLLTRYRIRRRA
- the dps gene encoding DNA starvation/stationary phase protection protein Dps, which gives rise to MPVNVQGLADNARKTAIAELNARLADAVALSAAIKQAHWNVKGRNFIAVHELFDTVFVNLQTHVDEMAERVQILDGVAIGTVEKVAKSSTLKEYPTNLTKAEDHIKAICERMRDYGAKVREAIDTTDEAGDADTADLFTAASRTADKDLWFLESHLE
- a CDS encoding ABC transporter permease, producing MIDPIAVFMLLLGAATPILFAALGELVVERAGVLNLGVEGMMIGGALAGFAVAHATGSPALGFVGAAVAGTALAMVFALLTQFLLSNQVASGLALTLFGLGLTAMFGKPYEGVKAPAMMAGPLGLNLMIWLGLTMVPVTWWVLMRTRAGLILRAVGENHDAAHGLGYPVRKVRLAALAFGGAMAGMGGAYISIATVLQWTEGMTAGAGWIALAIVVFAQWNPWGALAGAWLFGGVTVLQLRLQAAGVAVPVQLLSMAPYLATIIVLVLISARQKFGHRSGGAAPASLGKPFHALR
- a CDS encoding BMP family ABC transporter substrate-binding protein: MKRRTLLGSAAALMAVSAIPAMAQDDKLKVGFIYVGPVGDGGWTYQHDLARQAIEKEYGDKIETTFIESVPEGADAERALTQLALAGNKLIFATSFGFMDATINVASKFPDIKFEHATGYKRADNVATYDARFYEGRAVIGTIAGRMTKSNKIGYIGSFPIPEVIQGINSAFIHARKVNPEVEMKVVWVYSWFDPAKEADAAAALLAEGVDVFMQHTDSTAPLAKAQEAGALAFGQASDMASFALTPRIASIVDNWAPYYIKRVGQVLDGSWKSEATWAGIGDGEVVIGEITEAVPADVKAEAEELKAKIASGEYHPFTGPLKKQDGSDWLADGQTATDEELSGLNFYVEGITAPMPQ
- the dnaE gene encoding DNA polymerase III subunit alpha, with translation MPEISPRFIHLRTHSEHSLLEGAVPVKKLADLAAQNGMPAVALTDSNALFAALEFSVKAQDAGVQPIIGCQVTLEAAATGAVVLLAQNEVGWLNLMELSSCLYLRDGNALPHVTLEELGARSEGLICLAGGALGPLGQLVGQGRMPEAKALLEQLASAFPNRLYVELQRHKDGGGTPVAEEVASEGGMIDLAYELDLPLVATNDVYFPKSDLYDAHDALICISERSYVDQTAPRRRLTPDHYFKSPAEMVALFADLPEAIENTVEIAKRCAFAVKKHKPILPRFADDEVEALRRQAWDGLRSRLSVIPHAVTVEEYEERLRFELGIIEQMGFPGYFLIVADFIKWAKDQGIPVGPGRGSGAGSLVAYALTITDLDPLRYSLLFERFLNPERVSMPDFDIDFCMDRREEVIQYVQEKYGRDKVGQIITFGALLSKAAVRDVGRVLQLPFGQVDRLSKMIPVEGVKPVSVTKALADEPRLREAAKEEVVGRLLDYAAKLEGLLRNASTHAAGVVIGDRPLDKLVPLYRDPASEMPATQFNMKWVEQAGLVKFDFLGLKTLTVIQNAVDLINGGGRPLHVAADGRELYQPAEGAENQINAIPLDDKPSYDLFASARTVAVFQVESSGMMDALRRMKPTCIEDIVALVALYRPGPMENIPTYCEVKNGLRELESLHPSIDPILAETQGIIVYQEQVMQIAQVMAGYSLGGADLLRRAMGKKIAEEMAKERPKFVNGAVANGVDSKKAGEVFDLLEKFANYGFNKSHAAAYAVVSYQTAWLKANHPVEFMAAVMNCDIHLTDKLAVYKREADRMGIETVPPCVNRSDATFTVKDGKIVYALGALKGVGIEAMRMIVEARGDKPFRDLHDFARRVDMRRVGKRPLEMLARAGAFDILEESRSKVLKSLDGLVAWSTAVQTAAASSQSSLFGGGEDLPPPRPVVAPIWMPAEKLGEEHAAVGFYLSGHPLDDYLPALRRKNVQTLAEVTQAAADGALVAQLAGTVAFRQEKKSARGTRFAFVGLSDPTGLYEVTVFSDTLDAHRQHLEPGENVVLQVQVEPSGDQVKLLARSVMPLDQAVADAGANRLAVEIAGLDAVPGIAEALARIQAEVAAPSRARGPITLRLKDGEDLVDIEITEDAPLTTPARQALRIIPGVLEVLEE